The genomic stretch TGCCGTGCTTGGCGCTCTGCGCGTCGCCGCTGCCCTGGGCCAGGGAACGGTTGGCCTGGGCCATGCTTTCGGTGGCCGGCGCGACGTACTCGCCGATCAGCACGCCGGCCAGCATCAGCACCAGCATCGGCTTCATGACCGCCCAGACGATGCGCCCGATGGACACGCCCGCCGCACGCATCACGGTCAGCTCGCTGCTGCTGGCCAGGCTGCCCAGGCCGATCAGGCAGCCGATCAGCGCCGCCATCGGCAGCATGTCGTAGAGCCGGCGCGGCGCGGTCAGCAGCACGAAGCCGAGCACGTCGACCAGGGTGTAGGTGTCGGTGACGTCGCTCATTTCATCGATGAACGCGAACAGGGTGGCCAGGCCGAGGATGATCGCCAGCACCGCGATGATCGCGATGAACACGCTGCTGCCGATGTAGCGGTCGAGCTTAACCACGGGCCACCTCCAGCGCAGCGGCGCGGCGGCTGGCCAGCTTCAGGCGCAGCGGCTCCCAGTACAGCAGGCCGAGGCCGATGATCAGGAAGATGGCATGCACCCACCACAGGCCGAGGGCCGGCGGGATCTTGCCTTTTTCGAGGGCGCCGCGGGCGGCGATCAGGATGGTCAGGTAAGCCATATAAAGAAGGATCGCCGGCAGCAGCTTGAGGAAACGCCCTTGACGCGGGTTGACCCGCGACAGCGGCACCGCCATCAGGGTGACGATGAACACCAGCAGCGGCAGCGACAGGCGCCATTGCAGTTCGGTGCGCGAACGAATGTCGTCGCTGCCCAGCAGGCTCGAGGTCGGCATCGCGTCGCGGTCGGTGACCTCTTCGCTGACGTCGGGCTTGGGCAGCAGCACGCCGTAGGTTTCGTAGTGGATGGCGCGGTAGTCGGCCTGGCCCGGGCTGCCGTCGTAGCGGTAGCCGTTGTCGAGGATCAGGTAGCGGTTGCCGTCCGGGCGGATTTCCTGGCGGCCCTTTTCGGCCACCAGTACGGAAATCCCGCGCTCCTTCTGGTTGGCGCCGAGGTTCTTCTGCGAGATGAACACGCTGCCGAGGTTGACCCGGTCGTCGCTCAAGGTTTCGGTGTAGGTCACCCGGGTGCCGTCGCGCAGCGCCTGGAAGCGGCCCGGCTCAAGGGTGTCGAACTCGGTCAGGGCGTCCTGCTTGTTCAGCAGCAGCTGGAACTGGTTGGCGCCCTGGGGGGCCAGGCTCAGGCTCAGCCACGCCACCACCAGCGCCACCAGCGCCGCCGGGAACAGGGTCATGCGCAGCAGGCGCTGCTGGCTCATGCCGGTGGCCGACAGCACGGTCATTTCGCTTTCCAGGTACAGCCGGCCGTAGGCCAGCAGGATCCCGAGGAACAGGCCCAGCGGCAGGATCAGCTGCAAGAAGCCCGGCAGGCGGAAGCCCATGATCAGGAACAGCGATCCCGGATCGAGCTGGCCGGCGGCGGCCTGGGCAAGGTATTTGATGAAGCGCCCGCTCATGATGATGACCAGCAGCACGGCACTCACCGCACTCAGGGTCAACAGGACTTCGCGGGACAGATAACGGAAGACGATCAAACCAGACACTCCAGGGTTGTCAGGCTAAGGCGGCCGAACAAGCGAACGTATCGGGCGGCCCGCCAGGCAGAGCCGCCGAAAAAAGATGCGGCATTATCCTGTGATTGGGCGCGCCTGTCACTGCGCGCACTCACGCAAGCGCGCAATCGGTTGAAGATTGCGTCCGCCGAGGGTTGTCAGGCGAAGGGAGCGAGGTTCAAACTGCCGCCTTCGCCGCAGGCACAGGCCTGCGCCCTTTCTATCCGAAAGGCAGGCGGCTGCGGACATTGCCGGACGCCTGCATGTTGACCATTCATTCAGGGATCCAGACATGGAACTGGTTGTAAAAAGCGTTAGCCCGGAAACGTTGAAAACCGCCACCCTGGTGGTTGCCGTCGGCGAAGGCCGCAAACTCGGCGTCGCGGCCAGACAGGTCGACGAACTGAGCGGCGGCGCCATCAGCGCCGTCCTCAAGCGCGGCGACCTGGCCGGCAAGGTCGGCCAGAGCCTGCTGCTGCACAGCCTGCCGAACCTGAAGGCCGAGCGCGTGCTGCTGGTGGGCGTGGGCAAGGACGAAGAACTGGGCGACCGGCCGTTCCGCAAGACCGTCGCCGGCATCCTCAACACCCTCAAGGGCCTGGGCGGCGGCGACGCCGCGCTGGCGCTGGACGAAATCATCGTCAAGGGCCGCGACAGCTACGGCAAGACCCGCCTGCTGGCCGAGACCCTGATCGACGGCGGCTACACCTTCGACCAGTTCAAGAGCCAGAAGGCCGAGCCGCGCGCCCTGAAGAAGATCACCCTGCTGACCATCAAGGCCGCCCAGGCCGAAGTGCAGCGCGCCGTGACCCACGCCACCGCCATCGCCAACGGCATGGCGTTCACCCGCACCCTGGGCAACCTGCCGCCGAACGTCTGCCACCCGGTGTACATGGGCGAGCAGGCCAAGAGCCTGGGCAAGGAGTTCAAGGACCTGAAGGTCGAAGTCCTCGACGAGAAGAAGATCAAGGCGCTGGGCATGGGCTCGTTCTACGCCGTCGGCCAGGGCAGCGCCCAGCCGCCGCGCCTGATCGTCATGCAGTACAACGGCGGCAAGAAATCCGAGAAGCCGTATGCGCTGGTGGGCAAGGGCATCACCTTCGACACCGGCGGCATCAGCCTGAAGCCGGGCGCCGGCATGGACGAGATGAAATTCGACATGGGCGGCGCCGCCAGCGTGTTCGGCACCCTGCGCGCCGTGCTTGAGCTCAAGCTGCCGATCAACCTGGTGTGCATCCTGGCCTGCGCCGAAAACATGCCGAGCGGCACCGCCTCGCGTCCGGGCGACATCGTCACCACCATGAGCGGCCAGACCGTGGAGATCCTCAACACCGACGCCGAAGGCCGCCTGGTGCTGTGCGACGCCCTCACCTACGCCGAGCGCTTCAAGCCGCAGGCGGTGATCGACATCGCCACCCTGACCGGCGCCTGCGTGGTCGCCCTCGGCGCCCACACCTCGGGCCTCCTGGGCAACAACGACGAGCTGATCGGGCAACTGCTGAGCGCCGGTCAGGCCGCCGACGACCGCGCCTGGCAACTGCCGCTGTTCGACGAGTACCAGGAGCAGCTGGACAGCCCGTTCGCCGACATCGCCAACATCGGCGGGCCGAAGGCCGGCACCATCACCGCCGCGTGCTTCCTGTCGCGCTTCACCAAGAACCTGAACTGGGCGCACCTGGACATCGCCGGCACCGCCTGGACCAGCGGCGGCAAGGACAAAGGCGCCACCGGCCGTCCGGTGCCACTGCTGACCCAGTACCTGCTGGACCGCGCCAAGGCCTGAAACCGATGACGCAAGGCGGCGCCCCTGCTCCGGGGGCGCCGCCTTGCGCTCAGGAACCGCAATGACCAAAGTCGACTTCTACATCCTGCCCAGCGCCGATCCCTCGGCCCGCCTGGACTTCGCCTGCAAGCTCAGCGAAAAGGCCTGGCGCATGGGTCACCGCATTTACCTGCATTGCAGCGATGCCGCCCAGCGCGATGACCTCGACGCGCGCCTGTGGGCGTTCAAGGGCGAAGCCTTCGTGCCCCACGGCCCCGCCGACAGCGAGCCGGACGGTGCGATCGTGCTGGGGCTGGGCGACGACTGCGGCCAGCACCAGGACTTGCTCGTCAACCTCGACCTGAAAGTCCCGCCCTTCGCCGGCCGGTTCGCCCGGGTGGCGGAAGTGGTGGTGGAGGATCCGGCGATCCGTCAGGCCGCGCGGGAGAGTTTCCGCTTCTACCGCGAACAGGGCTATCCTCTGCAAGACCACCGTTTACAGCGACTCTGAGTACGCCGATGGACACTCCAAAACCGCTGCAAAAGCCTGCGCACCTGCTGGACGACCTGGAGTCGATCCGTCAATTGCTCGGCGACGACAACCTGCAGCCGCCGCTGCTGACCGAGACGGTCACCGAAGGCGCACAGGAACAGATTCCGATGCTGTTCGAGGCCGTGGGCCCTGGCCCTGAAGCCATCGAGCCGCACGCCGCCCCAACGCCGGCTCCAGCCCCGGCGCCTGCCGCACCCGCACCGGCCGCCAAGGGCCCGGACGCCCTGCTGCACCTGGACAGCGAACTGCGCGCCGCCGCGCAGCTGATCATGCAAGACGTGATCGACGACTTCGCCCCGCACATCGAAACCGAGATCAAGCGCCGCCTCGAGGCGCGGATGGAACGGCTGGTCGCCGCAGCGTCGAGCGGCAAGCTCTAAGCAGCGAGCCAAAGCCGGATACCTTCTGAACCCACAGTTGCGCGAAGTCCACAGACATTAGCTTGCGGCTCGCAGCTTGTAGCTTGCCGCTGCCCCCCCCGCTATACTTCCCGGCTTTTCCTGAATAAATGCCAATAGGGTCCCGCCGCGCATGGATAAGACCTACCAGCCGCACGCCATTGAAACTTCCTGGTACAACACCTGGGAGTCCGAGAACTACTTCGCCCCGCAAGGCGCGGGCGACTCCTACACCATCATGATCCCGCCGCCGAACGTCACCGGCAGCCTGCACATGGGCCATGGCTTCAACAACGCGATCATGGACGCCCTGATCCGTTTCCGCCGCATGCAGGGCCGCAACACCCTGTGGCAGCCGGGCACCGACCACGCCGGCATCGCCACCCAGATGCTGGTGGAGCGCCAGCTCGAGGCCACCGGCCAGAACCGCCACGACCTGGGCCGCGAGAAATTCCTGGAGAAGGTCTGGGAATGGAAGGAACAGTCCGGCGGCAACATCAGCCGGCAGATCCGCCGCCTGGGCTCGTCCGTGGACTGGAGCCGCGAGCGCTTCACCATGGACGACGGTCTCTCCGAAGCGGTCAAGGAAGCGTTCGTGCGCCTGCACGAAGACGGCCTGATCTACCGCGGCAAGCGCCTGGTCAACTGGGACACCAAGCTGCACACGGCGATCTCCGACCTCGAAGTGGAGAACCACGACGAGAAAGGCTTCCTGTGGAACCTGAAGTACCCGCTGGCCGACGGCGCGAAGACCGCTGAAGGCAACGGTTTCCTGATCGTCGCCACCA from Pseudomonas ekonensis encodes the following:
- the lptF gene encoding LPS export ABC transporter permease LptF — translated: MIVFRYLSREVLLTLSAVSAVLLVIIMSGRFIKYLAQAAAGQLDPGSLFLIMGFRLPGFLQLILPLGLFLGILLAYGRLYLESEMTVLSATGMSQQRLLRMTLFPAALVALVVAWLSLSLAPQGANQFQLLLNKQDALTEFDTLEPGRFQALRDGTRVTYTETLSDDRVNLGSVFISQKNLGANQKERGISVLVAEKGRQEIRPDGNRYLILDNGYRYDGSPGQADYRAIHYETYGVLLPKPDVSEEVTDRDAMPTSSLLGSDDIRSRTELQWRLSLPLLVFIVTLMAVPLSRVNPRQGRFLKLLPAILLYMAYLTILIAARGALEKGKIPPALGLWWVHAIFLIIGLGLLYWEPLRLKLASRRAAALEVARG
- a CDS encoding leucyl aminopeptidase; protein product: MELVVKSVSPETLKTATLVVAVGEGRKLGVAARQVDELSGGAISAVLKRGDLAGKVGQSLLLHSLPNLKAERVLLVGVGKDEELGDRPFRKTVAGILNTLKGLGGGDAALALDEIIVKGRDSYGKTRLLAETLIDGGYTFDQFKSQKAEPRALKKITLLTIKAAQAEVQRAVTHATAIANGMAFTRTLGNLPPNVCHPVYMGEQAKSLGKEFKDLKVEVLDEKKIKALGMGSFYAVGQGSAQPPRLIVMQYNGGKKSEKPYALVGKGITFDTGGISLKPGAGMDEMKFDMGGAASVFGTLRAVLELKLPINLVCILACAENMPSGTASRPGDIVTTMSGQTVEILNTDAEGRLVLCDALTYAERFKPQAVIDIATLTGACVVALGAHTSGLLGNNDELIGQLLSAGQAADDRAWQLPLFDEYQEQLDSPFADIANIGGPKAGTITAACFLSRFTKNLNWAHLDIAGTAWTSGGKDKGATGRPVPLLTQYLLDRAKA
- a CDS encoding DNA polymerase III subunit chi → MTKVDFYILPSADPSARLDFACKLSEKAWRMGHRIYLHCSDAAQRDDLDARLWAFKGEAFVPHGPADSEPDGAIVLGLGDDCGQHQDLLVNLDLKVPPFAGRFARVAEVVVEDPAIRQAARESFRFYREQGYPLQDHRLQRL
- a CDS encoding DNA polymerase III subunit chi is translated as MDTPKPLQKPAHLLDDLESIRQLLGDDNLQPPLLTETVTEGAQEQIPMLFEAVGPGPEAIEPHAAPTPAPAPAPAAPAPAAKGPDALLHLDSELRAAAQLIMQDVIDDFAPHIETEIKRRLEARMERLVAAASSGKL